The Pseudomonas sp. R4-35-07 genome contains a region encoding:
- a CDS encoding DUF3077 domain-containing protein — protein sequence MINPPLNKTLGVITFSTCGKQPNLHRLFRVNSGVPIRDALEHASELLHCSKMLALDAAMDTGADRFAWAAHYLGEMAKAVVDDLANGMLPNGVTEEGDSVGA from the coding sequence ATGATCAACCCACCCCTCAACAAAACTCTCGGCGTCATCACCTTTTCCACCTGTGGCAAACAGCCCAACCTCCACCGTCTATTCCGCGTCAATTCCGGCGTGCCCATCCGCGATGCCTTGGAGCATGCCTCCGAGCTTCTGCACTGTTCAAAAATGCTGGCATTGGATGCGGCGATGGATACAGGCGCGGATCGTTTTGCCTGGGCCGCGCATTATTTGGGTGAGATGGCTAAGGCGGTGGTGGATGATTTGGCGAATGGTATGTTGCCGAATGGGGTGACGGAGGAGGGGGATTCGGTTGGGGCGTAG
- a CDS encoding reverse transcriptase family protein, with translation MDAPTYPLKPIHSIQALALALGESERLLERLAARADRMYRHVPQEKKGKKRDTYDAHEPLKRVQRKLVDRILSRAIFPRYLHGGIRDIKTPRSILSNAAPHAGAKYVILQDIKNFYPSISVDQVEALFRGLFGFGVPVSALLSSICTREGSTPQGASTSGYIANLIFWDVEPKIVRSLLDDGFQYSRFADDITISSGRKPSSDELSFIVSTVTGMLASKGCHQKRAKLHMRVRGQGIKEDDQTFKPLTVTGLSVYNSAPGLTKLERKRIRSAVRELEIASESVRDWNVLEPMYHRAMGRVGRLLACRHPDGEALKARLNTLKHSHQKPLLERYQQV, from the coding sequence ATGGATGCTCCAACGTACCCTCTCAAGCCTATCCACAGCATCCAGGCGCTAGCTTTGGCGTTGGGTGAGAGCGAACGTCTGCTAGAGCGCCTTGCAGCTCGCGCTGATCGGATGTACCGCCACGTTCCTCAAGAGAAAAAAGGGAAGAAACGGGATACCTATGATGCACATGAGCCCCTAAAACGGGTACAGCGAAAGCTCGTGGATCGAATTCTCTCAAGAGCAATCTTCCCTAGGTACTTGCACGGCGGCATAAGAGATATCAAGACCCCCAGAAGTATTCTTAGTAATGCCGCACCCCATGCAGGCGCGAAATACGTCATTCTTCAGGATATTAAAAACTTTTACCCCTCCATATCGGTGGATCAGGTCGAGGCCCTGTTTCGCGGGCTGTTTGGGTTTGGTGTACCCGTATCCGCTCTGCTGTCATCCATATGCACTCGCGAGGGAAGCACTCCTCAAGGGGCGAGCACGAGTGGCTACATCGCGAATCTGATATTTTGGGATGTTGAGCCGAAAATAGTTAGGAGCCTCCTCGACGATGGCTTCCAATACTCTCGATTCGCTGACGACATAACCATCTCATCTGGTCGGAAGCCATCGTCGGACGAGCTTTCGTTTATTGTTTCGACTGTCACAGGCATGCTGGCCTCTAAAGGGTGCCATCAGAAGCGGGCTAAGCTTCATATGCGGGTTCGAGGGCAGGGAATCAAGGAAGATGACCAAACCTTTAAACCGCTCACCGTAACCGGATTAAGCGTCTATAACAGCGCTCCCGGGTTGACCAAGTTGGAGCGTAAGCGCATACGGTCAGCAGTCAGGGAATTGGAGATCGCGAGCGAGTCAGTACGTGATTGGAACGTTCTTGAACCAATGTACCATCGAGCGATGGGGCGGGTAGGGCGTCTGCTCGCTTGCCGCCATCCAGATGGCGAAGCGTTGAAAGCTCGGCTTAATACATTGAAGCACTCACACCAAAAACCTTTACTGGAACGATATCAGCAAGTATGA
- a CDS encoding LysE/ArgO family amino acid transporter gives MFPYFNALYLEGLLLGIGLFAAPGPKDTLVIRQGVSRGPIWGVVAVCVVSDMLLIAVGITGLGSLLDSRPNLVALLLLSGAAYLLWFGGQRLLACLRDQSMPDTQVGHSQRGLLRAAMVLGFANPYAWLDTVVLIGSIGAAKPAGQQALFATGAMTASLLWFVVLALGCQRLTRLFRTPVVWRWLDAGVAVLMVYLAGMLITDSLDVFQVVLEGG, from the coding sequence ATGTTTCCTTACTTCAACGCGCTCTACCTCGAAGGCCTGCTCCTGGGCATCGGTCTGTTCGCAGCCCCAGGCCCGAAAGACACCTTGGTCATCCGCCAAGGTGTCAGCCGTGGTCCCATCTGGGGAGTGGTCGCCGTCTGCGTCGTCTCCGATATGCTGTTGATCGCCGTAGGCATCACAGGTTTGGGTTCGCTATTGGACAGCCGTCCCAATCTGGTAGCGCTCTTGCTACTTTCCGGTGCGGCCTATTTGCTGTGGTTCGGTGGACAGCGCCTGCTGGCTTGCCTGCGTGACCAGTCCATGCCGGATACCCAAGTCGGCCATTCGCAACGAGGGCTGTTGCGTGCGGCGATGGTGCTGGGTTTTGCCAACCCCTACGCGTGGCTCGATACCGTCGTGCTGATCGGCTCGATCGGTGCCGCTAAACCGGCAGGCCAGCAAGCACTCTTTGCGACGGGGGCGATGACCGCGTCGCTACTGTGGTTTGTAGTGTTGGCGCTTGGCTGTCAGCGCTTGACGAGGTTGTTTCGGACGCCGGTGGTGTGGCGCTGGCTGGATGCTGGCGTGGCGGTGTTGATGGTGTATCTCGCCGGAATGCTGATCACCGATTCACTGGATGTCTTTCAGGTAGTCCTTGAGGGTGGTTAG
- a CDS encoding NBR1-Ig-like domain-containing protein encodes MSIKTRDTLRALVVRRSRELGKSMTTLAKEAGISRTYLYGLAGGASQDPSVRTLIKLAKVLQVSPLLLFRYFADLAGAPVDSNSMATTNRAVGLRDSSDIAVFNADVTTPDQTVVLPGEIFQKTWEIQNLGTRPWLGRKLVRVDGEYVIARRTAMGAPLEVVMDTYLRSLNNETLIAETLPGQPMHITVEFAASKETCAVTFIWRIEDEHGQPCYAPEFILHVIVNVMARGTTIINLCASQQAFDFLNISKQSNKKFKRP; translated from the coding sequence ATGAGTATCAAGACACGCGACACCCTCCGAGCCCTGGTCGTACGGCGCAGCCGGGAACTGGGTAAGTCCATGACAACCCTGGCCAAGGAGGCCGGCATTTCCCGGACCTACCTATATGGGCTGGCAGGCGGCGCCTCACAAGATCCGTCGGTACGCACATTGATCAAACTGGCCAAAGTGCTGCAGGTTTCCCCGCTGCTGCTGTTCCGTTACTTCGCCGATTTGGCGGGCGCTCCGGTTGACTCCAACTCAATGGCGACCACCAACCGGGCTGTAGGCCTGCGTGATTCAAGCGACATCGCCGTCTTCAACGCAGACGTCACCACGCCCGACCAGACCGTCGTGCTGCCTGGCGAAATTTTTCAGAAAACATGGGAGATCCAGAACCTCGGCACACGCCCGTGGCTGGGTCGAAAACTGGTACGCGTTGACGGTGAATATGTCATAGCCCGACGCACCGCCATGGGCGCGCCATTGGAAGTCGTGATGGACACGTACCTGCGCAGCCTTAACAACGAAACCCTCATCGCAGAAACACTGCCTGGGCAACCGATGCATATCACTGTGGAATTCGCCGCGTCCAAGGAAACCTGCGCAGTCACTTTCATCTGGCGGATCGAGGATGAACACGGGCAACCGTGCTACGCGCCTGAGTTCATTTTGCATGTGATCGTAAACGTGATGGCGCGCGGAACTACGATTATCAATTTATGCGCGTCACAACAAGCATTTGACTTTTTAAACATCTCTAAGCAAAGCAACAAAAAGTTTAAAAGACCTTAA
- a CDS encoding Lrp/AsnC family transcriptional regulator codes for MKKLTKSAQKLDPIDRALILALYENSRTSIRALSRQVGLSAPGCSERLKRLEVAGVISGFSVELDAQALGYALQALVRVKPLPGKFQEIEELIKNLEECVLCYKITGDDSFVCHLYVDSVQHLDQTLQQMTRLADTNTSIIKTVERKLPAL; via the coding sequence ATGAAAAAGCTTACAAAAAGCGCTCAAAAATTGGACCCCATTGATCGCGCCCTTATTTTGGCTCTCTACGAAAACTCTAGGACCTCCATCCGAGCGCTCAGTCGTCAAGTGGGTCTGTCTGCTCCCGGCTGCAGCGAGCGTCTCAAACGTCTGGAGGTCGCGGGGGTCATTTCCGGGTTCAGTGTCGAACTGGATGCGCAGGCTTTAGGATATGCGCTACAGGCACTGGTTCGGGTAAAACCATTGCCGGGAAAGTTTCAAGAGATTGAGGAGTTGATCAAGAACCTTGAGGAGTGTGTCCTCTGTTACAAAATCACGGGTGATGACAGTTTTGTCTGTCATCTTTATGTTGATTCTGTACAGCACCTGGATCAAACCCTCCAGCAGATGACGCGATTAGCCGATACCAATACTTCAATAATAAAAACTGTTGAGCGGAAACTGCCTGCACTCTGA
- a CDS encoding ArpA protein, translated as MNHALDATTLQKHHDDNFPEERIFLLRNEFARNGFIKLRDIVDDTLRQRITNEVHGLIDRQIERRDLHLATTDNTPRYMSVVRSEFISENSAIISTLSKSEVLLNTLSLIADTNIVASVSKDEEYLITRQERKGDTHGWHWGDYSFALIWIIETPPISKGGMLQCVPHTTWDKSNPRIHEILCNNPIATYGFTTGDIYFLRTDTTLHRTIPLNEDAIRIILNMTWADEKYLDRNLHGNDRWWENQHAEAAKSLT; from the coding sequence ATGAATCATGCACTCGATGCTACTACTCTGCAAAAACACCACGACGACAATTTCCCTGAAGAGCGGATATTCTTACTGCGCAATGAGTTTGCCCGAAATGGATTTATAAAATTGCGGGATATCGTAGACGACACCTTGCGTCAGCGCATCACCAATGAAGTCCATGGACTTATCGACCGTCAGATTGAAAGGAGGGACTTACACCTGGCGACTACCGATAATACACCGCGATACATGAGTGTCGTTCGCAGCGAGTTTATATCGGAAAACAGCGCAATTATAAGCACTCTATCCAAAAGTGAAGTATTACTCAACACACTGTCCTTGATTGCAGATACCAATATTGTCGCTTCAGTCTCCAAGGATGAAGAATACCTGATCACCAGACAGGAGCGTAAAGGTGACACTCATGGCTGGCATTGGGGCGATTACAGTTTTGCACTGATCTGGATTATCGAGACGCCACCCATTTCCAAAGGCGGGATGCTTCAGTGCGTTCCTCACACCACGTGGGATAAATCCAATCCCAGGATTCACGAAATCCTGTGCAATAATCCGATTGCCACTTATGGCTTTACAACTGGCGATATTTATTTTCTGCGTACTGACACGACCCTCCATCGCACTATTCCACTCAATGAAGATGCCATTCGAATCATTCTTAACATGACATGGGCAGATGAAAAATACCTCGACAGAAACCTGCACGGTAATGATCGGTGGTGGGAGAACCAACATGCTGAGGCTGCTAAAAGCCTGACTTGA
- the glyA gene encoding serine hydroxymethyltransferase — MHDAQCLQNASVLLKQAQSHSAMADLVRAAVTRNEQWRGQQCINLVAAESPTSPSVRALLSSEVGTRASGGHIGRDNRFFSGMKNIDELESLCVELLKMTFDAKYADHRLMGGMAAVLAAYTALTRPEDNVMTVPVIRGGDTSNRTNGPPGVRGLKVWDIPFIHKTGEIDLNRFSEIAHDLKPAVIGLGMTLTLFALPIKDIKGIVSPWGGKVYFDAAHQLGLISSGLFQNPLEEGADLMTGSSGKTFSGPQGGIIAWNDPELTAPINTAIFPTLTGSHQINRVAALAVAATELLEYGTVYMAQVVRNAQALASSLDKLGVTAFYREQGYTQTHQIVIDSKPFDCGRDAVQRLEAANIIANEMPLPWDIDPYKETGIRLGTVEVTRLGMKEIEMEWIAEKIAKILLHREDPMAVANSVIDFMKNYRTVYYCHEHGLPH, encoded by the coding sequence ATGCACGATGCCCAATGCCTTCAGAACGCCAGCGTGTTATTAAAACAAGCTCAGTCACACTCCGCCATGGCCGACCTGGTAAGAGCCGCCGTTACACGAAATGAGCAGTGGCGTGGGCAACAGTGCATCAACCTTGTGGCAGCTGAGTCACCGACCAGCCCGTCCGTGCGCGCACTCCTTTCCAGTGAAGTGGGAACACGCGCATCGGGCGGGCATATCGGCCGGGACAATCGTTTTTTTTCAGGGATGAAGAATATCGATGAACTGGAATCGTTGTGTGTGGAACTCCTGAAGATGACATTTGATGCCAAGTACGCCGACCATAGACTGATGGGTGGGATGGCAGCGGTACTTGCTGCTTACACTGCACTGACTCGACCCGAAGACAACGTCATGACGGTGCCAGTGATAAGGGGTGGAGATACTAGCAACAGGACAAATGGTCCTCCGGGCGTCAGAGGGCTGAAAGTCTGGGACATTCCGTTTATCCACAAAACCGGCGAGATCGACCTTAATCGGTTTAGTGAGATTGCCCATGATCTGAAACCAGCTGTAATCGGACTAGGAATGACGCTCACGCTGTTTGCGCTTCCTATCAAGGACATAAAAGGTATCGTTTCGCCCTGGGGTGGGAAAGTGTATTTCGACGCTGCCCATCAACTCGGCCTGATCAGTTCTGGTCTATTTCAAAATCCCCTCGAAGAAGGAGCGGACTTGATGACTGGATCTTCCGGAAAAACATTCAGTGGCCCACAAGGAGGGATTATTGCCTGGAACGATCCCGAATTGACAGCGCCCATCAACACGGCGATTTTCCCTACTCTGACTGGCAGCCACCAAATCAATCGCGTGGCCGCGCTCGCCGTGGCGGCAACCGAATTGCTGGAGTACGGGACCGTCTACATGGCGCAGGTGGTTCGCAACGCCCAAGCACTTGCAAGCTCTCTTGATAAGCTAGGGGTAACGGCGTTTTATCGGGAGCAAGGCTATACCCAAACTCATCAGATTGTTATTGATTCAAAACCTTTTGATTGCGGTCGCGATGCTGTCCAACGCCTAGAGGCAGCCAATATCATTGCCAATGAAATGCCCCTACCCTGGGATATCGACCCTTACAAAGAAACAGGTATTCGATTAGGCACCGTTGAAGTGACTCGCCTGGGAATGAAAGAGATAGAAATGGAGTGGATCGCCGAGAAGATTGCAAAGATTTTACTACACCGGGAAGACCCGATGGCGGTGGCAAATAGTGTAATCGATTTCATGAAGAATTATAGAACGGTGTACTACTGTCACGAACATGGATTACCCCACTAG
- a CDS encoding LysE family translocator: MPETLFSIYQATLTFAIAAIALLASPGPATLALAASGAAYGMKRSIQFFVGITVGLVIAMAVVSTGLYVFVHSFPLLGVGLAGVSILYILYLAYTIAAAPPINDEQTAVSPGLGAGFVLGVANIKAYAAFAALLGSFTLGVTPTWELFTKASICLLVCVIFDFFWLFAGSKLRKLFIHPTWSRILNVSFAVLMVATVAWSFMLTD; encoded by the coding sequence ATGCCCGAAACTCTATTTTCTATTTATCAGGCGACGCTGACATTCGCCATTGCCGCCATCGCGCTTCTCGCCAGTCCCGGTCCGGCCACCCTGGCCCTGGCTGCGAGTGGCGCCGCCTATGGCATGAAGCGCTCTATTCAATTTTTCGTGGGTATTACCGTGGGATTGGTCATCGCCATGGCAGTAGTCTCCACGGGGCTGTATGTCTTTGTGCACAGTTTTCCCTTATTGGGCGTTGGTCTCGCTGGAGTATCCATTCTTTACATTCTTTATCTGGCTTATACCATTGCTGCGGCCCCCCCGATTAACGATGAGCAAACAGCGGTAAGTCCAGGGCTGGGTGCGGGTTTTGTGCTGGGTGTAGCAAACATTAAAGCGTACGCTGCCTTTGCTGCGTTACTAGGCAGTTTTACGTTAGGTGTTACGCCAACATGGGAGCTGTTTACCAAGGCGTCTATCTGTCTATTGGTTTGCGTGATATTCGATTTTTTCTGGCTTTTTGCGGGGAGCAAGCTCCGTAAATTATTCATTCACCCCACTTGGAGCCGAATACTTAACGTCAGCTTCGCGGTGCTAATGGTCGCGACGGTAGCGTGGTCATTTATGCTGACGGATTAA
- a CDS encoding LysE family translocator, with the protein MLATLSALLLLLIIPGPTNTLLFRAGVLYGFSVSQRLAFIESLAYLIQVSLWGFTLLYLSAYSPLTVKIVQFSAACYLLYISYKLWQRENSITNTAKDRFSGPYFFLLTLMNPKGLLTVSFIAPIHTFTELESYVEFMAALLLVTISVGSAWIFFGARFKGFHQTRFTTLKINRVTSVTLFCFASTLIGRLAGSVLN; encoded by the coding sequence ATGCTAGCTACCCTTTCCGCCCTTTTACTACTATTAATAATACCCGGCCCCACTAACACGCTATTGTTCCGTGCAGGGGTGCTGTATGGGTTCAGCGTGTCGCAGCGCCTTGCCTTTATCGAATCTCTTGCTTATCTGATTCAGGTATCGCTGTGGGGATTCACATTACTCTACCTATCGGCATACTCTCCTTTGACCGTGAAAATCGTCCAATTTAGCGCAGCATGCTATCTCCTTTATATTTCTTATAAGCTGTGGCAACGCGAAAACAGCATAACCAACACAGCCAAGGATCGGTTCTCCGGGCCTTATTTTTTCCTGCTGACATTGATGAATCCTAAAGGCCTTCTGACCGTTTCATTTATTGCTCCAATTCATACCTTCACTGAGTTGGAGAGCTACGTAGAATTCATGGCGGCTCTCTTGTTGGTGACTATTTCAGTGGGATCTGCCTGGATATTTTTTGGTGCTCGATTTAAAGGCTTCCATCAAACGCGGTTTACCACTCTGAAGATCAACCGGGTCACGTCTGTCACCCTCTTTTGTTTTGCCTCAACGCTTATTGGTCGCCTGGCCGGTTCGGTTTTGAACTAA
- a CDS encoding LysE family translocator: MPELSSWLAYALISLGMVLTPGPNMIYLISRSICQGRTAGFISLGGVALGFLVYMLCAALGITALVMAVPFAYDALRFGGALYLAYLAWQAIKPGARSPFQVQRLPQDSPRKLFTMGLVTNLLNPKVAVMYLSLLPQFIDPNGHGSVLMQSLVLGFTQILISVSVNAVIATLAGSIAVFFVTRPGWQVVQRLLMGSVLMGLAVRMAVEGRR; encoded by the coding sequence ATGCCTGAACTGTCCAGCTGGCTTGCCTATGCGCTGATATCACTCGGCATGGTGCTGACGCCCGGCCCGAACATGATTTATCTCATTTCGCGCTCGATTTGCCAGGGGCGCACCGCCGGTTTTATTTCCCTGGGCGGCGTTGCGTTGGGTTTTTTGGTTTATATGCTGTGCGCGGCCTTGGGTATTACCGCGCTGGTCATGGCGGTGCCCTTTGCGTACGACGCCCTGCGCTTTGGCGGGGCGCTGTACCTGGCTTATCTGGCCTGGCAGGCGATCAAACCGGGTGCCCGCTCGCCGTTCCAGGTGCAGCGCCTGCCCCAGGACAGCCCGCGCAAACTATTCACCATGGGCCTGGTGACCAACCTGCTGAACCCCAAGGTGGCGGTGATGTACCTGTCGTTGCTGCCGCAGTTCATCGACCCGAACGGCCACGGCAGCGTGCTGATGCAATCCCTGGTGCTGGGTTTCACGCAGATTCTCATCAGCGTGAGCGTGAATGCGGTGATTGCCACGCTGGCGGGGTCTATCGCAGTGTTTTTCGTCACCCGGCCGGGGTGGCAGGTGGTGCAGCGCTTGCTGATGGGGTCGGTGTTGATGGGGTTGGCGGTGCGGATGGCAGTGGAAGGGCGGCGGTAG
- a CDS encoding PH domain-containing protein has protein sequence MIDFNNKGFFKLKQNNEYAERVASLLLDGEEVVDAYKAMRDGVVFTTKRIIAVNVQGITGSKKDFTSLPYKNIVAYSVETSGTFDLDSELEIYFSSLGKVKFEFTGKTSIVEISRLISKHLLG, from the coding sequence ATGATCGACTTCAATAACAAAGGCTTCTTCAAGCTCAAGCAAAACAACGAGTACGCCGAACGCGTGGCGTCATTGCTGCTGGATGGCGAAGAGGTAGTGGACGCGTACAAGGCCATGCGCGACGGCGTGGTGTTCACCACCAAGCGCATCATCGCGGTGAACGTGCAGGGGATTACCGGCAGCAAGAAGGACTTCACGTCGCTGCCCTATAAGAATATCGTGGCGTATTCGGTGGAAACGTCGGGGACGTTTGATCTGGATTCGGAGTTGGAGATTTACTTTTCGTCGCTGGGGAAGGTGAAGTTCGAGTTCACCGGCAAGACGTCGATTGTGGAAATTTCACGGTTGATTTCCAAACATCTGCTGGGCTAA